In Dama dama isolate Ldn47 chromosome 20, ASM3311817v1, whole genome shotgun sequence, a single window of DNA contains:
- the PIAS3 gene encoding E3 SUMO-protein ligase PIAS3 isoform X1, with amino-acid sequence MAELGELKHMVMSFRVSELQVLLGFAGRNKSGRKHELLAKALHLLKSSCAPSVQMKIKELYRRRFPRKTLGPSDLSLLSLPPGTPPVGSPGPLAPIPPALLAPGTLLGPKREVDMHPPLPQPVHPDVTMKPLPFYEIYGELIRPTTLASTSSQRFEEAHFTFALTPQQVQQILTSREVLPGAKCDYTIQVQLRFCLCETSCPQEDYFPPNLFVKVNGKLCPLPGYLPPTKNGAEPKRPSRPINITPLARLSATVPNTIVVNWSSEFGRNYSLSVYLVRQLTAGTLLQKLRAKGIRNPDHSRALIKEKLTADPDSEVATTSLRVSLMCPLGKMRLTVPCRALTCAHLQSFDAALYLQMNEKKPTWTCPVCDKKAPYESLIIDGLFMEILNSCSDCDEIQFMEDGSWCPMKPKKEASEVCPPPGYGLDGLQYSPVQEGNPSESKKKVEVIDLTVESSSDEEDLPPTKKHCPVTSAAIPALPGSKGVLTSGHQPSSVLRSPAVGTLGGDFLSSLPLHEYPPAFPLGADIQGLDLFSFLQTESQHYGPSVITSLDEQDALGHFFQYRGTPSHFLGPLTPTLGSSHRSATPAPPPGRVSSIVAPGGTLREGHGGPLPSGPSLTGCRSDIISLD; translated from the exons ATGGCGGAGCTGGGCGAATTAAAG CACATGGTGATGAGTTTCCGGGTGTCTGAGCTCCAGGTGCTCCTCGGCTTTGCTGGCCGGAACAAGAGTGGACGGAAACACGAGCTCCTGGCCAAGGCCCTACACCTCCTCAAGTCCAGCTGTGCCCCCAGCGTCCAGATGAAGATCAAAGAGCTTTACCGCCGACGCTTTCCCCGCAAGACCCTGGGGCCCTCTGATCTTTCCCTGCTCTCCTTGCCCCCTGGAACCCCTCCTGTAGGCTCTCCTGGTCCTCTGGCTCCCATCCCCCCGGCCCTCTTGGCCCCTGGTACCCTGCTGGGCCCCAAGCGTGAAGTGGACATGCACCCTCCTCTGCCCCAGCCTGTGCATCCTGACGTTACCATGAAACCATTGCCCTTCTATGAAATCTATGGGGAGCTCATCCGGCCCACCACCCTCG CATCCACTTCTAGCCAGCGGTTCGAGGAAGCGCACTTCACCTTTGCCCTCACCCCCCAGCAAGTGCAGCAGATTCTCACTTCCAG AGAGGTTCTGCCAGGAGCCAAATGTGATTATACCATACAGGTGCAGTTAAG GTTCTGTCTCTGTGAGACCAGCTGCCCCCAGGAAGATTACTTCCCCCCCAACCTCTTTGTCAAGGTCAATGGGAAACTGTGCCCCCTGCCG GGTTACCTTCCCCCTACTAAGAACGGGGCTGAACCCAAGAGACCCAGCCGCCCCATCAACATCACACCTCTGGCTCGTCTCTCGGCCACTGTTCCCAACACCATCGTGGTCAACTGGTCGTCTGAGTTTGGACGG AATTACTCCTTGTCTGTGTACCTGGTGAGGCAGCTGACGGCAGGGACCCTGCTACAAAAACTCAGAGCAAAGGGCATCCGGAACCCAGACCACTCCCGGGCACTGA TCAAGGAGAAGTTGACCGCTGACCCGGACAGTGAGGTGGCTACTACGAGTCTCCGGGTGTCACTCATGTGCCCG CTGGGGAAGATGCGCTTGACTGTCCCTTGTCGTGCCCTCACCTGCGCCCACCTGCAGAGCTTCGATGCTGCCCTTTATCTACAGATGAATGAGAAGAAGCCAACGTGGACATGTCCTGTGTGTGACAAGAAAGCTCCCTATGAATCTCTTATCATTGACGG TTTATTCATGGAGATTCTTAATTCCTGCTCGGACTGTGATGAGATCCAGTTCATGGAAGATGGATCCTGGTGCCCAATGAAACCCAAGAAGGAGGCATCTGAGGTTTGCCCCCCGCCAGGGTATGGGCTGGATG GCCTCCAGTATAGCCCAGTCCAAGAGGGCAATCCATCGGAGAGTAAGAAGAAGGTTGAAGTTATTGACCTGACAGTAGAAAGCTCCTCAGACGAGGAGGACCTGCCCCCGACGAAGAAGCACTGTCCTGTCACCTCAGCTGCCATCCCGGCTCTACCTGGAAGCAAAGG AGTCCTGACATCTGGTCACCAGCCCTCTTCGGTGCTGCGGAGCCCTGCTGTGGGCACGCTGGGCGGGGATTTCCTGTCCAGTCTCCCCCTACATGAGTACCCGCCTGCCTTCCCTCTCGGGGCTGACATCCAAG gtttagatttattttcttttcttcagactGAGAGTCAG CACTATGGTCCCTCCGTCATCACCTCACTAGATGAACAGGATGCCCTGGGCCACTTCTTCCAGTACCGAGGGACCCCTTCCCACTTCCTGGGCCCGCTCACCCCCACGTTGGGGAGCTCTCACCGCAGCGCCACGCCGGCACCCCCTCCTGGCCGTGTCAGTAGCATTGTGGCCCCTGGGGGGACCTTAAGGGAGGGGCATGGAGGACCCCTGCCCTCAGGTCCCTCTTTGACTGGCTGTCGGTCAGACATCATTTCCCTGGACTGA
- the PIAS3 gene encoding E3 SUMO-protein ligase PIAS3 isoform X3 — translation MAELGELKHMVMSFRVSELQVLLGFAGRNKSGRKHELLAKALHLLKSSCAPSVQMKIKELYRRRFPRKTLGPSDLSLLSLPPGTPPVGSPGPLAPIPPALLAPGTLLGPKREVDMHPPLPQPVHPDVTMKPLPFYEIYGELIRPTTLASTSSQRFEEAHFTFALTPQQVQQILTSREVLPGAKCDYTIQVQLRFCLCETSCPQEDYFPPNLFVKVNGKLCPLPGYLPPTKNGAEPKRPSRPINITPLARLSATVPNTIVVNWSSEFGRNYSLSVYLVRQLTAGTLLQKLRAKGIRNPDHSRALIKEKLTADPDSEVATTSLRVSLMCPLGKMRLTVPCRALTCAHLQSFDAALYLQMNEKKPTWTCPVCDKKAPYESLIIDGLFMEILNSCSDCDEIQFMEDGSWCPMKPKKEASEVCPPPGYGLDGLQYSPVQEGNPSESKKKVEVIDLTVESSSDEEDLPPTKKHCPVTSAAIPALPGSKGVLTSGHQPSSVLRSPAVGTLGGDFLSSLPLHEYPPAFPLGADIQALWSLRHHLTR, via the exons ATGGCGGAGCTGGGCGAATTAAAG CACATGGTGATGAGTTTCCGGGTGTCTGAGCTCCAGGTGCTCCTCGGCTTTGCTGGCCGGAACAAGAGTGGACGGAAACACGAGCTCCTGGCCAAGGCCCTACACCTCCTCAAGTCCAGCTGTGCCCCCAGCGTCCAGATGAAGATCAAAGAGCTTTACCGCCGACGCTTTCCCCGCAAGACCCTGGGGCCCTCTGATCTTTCCCTGCTCTCCTTGCCCCCTGGAACCCCTCCTGTAGGCTCTCCTGGTCCTCTGGCTCCCATCCCCCCGGCCCTCTTGGCCCCTGGTACCCTGCTGGGCCCCAAGCGTGAAGTGGACATGCACCCTCCTCTGCCCCAGCCTGTGCATCCTGACGTTACCATGAAACCATTGCCCTTCTATGAAATCTATGGGGAGCTCATCCGGCCCACCACCCTCG CATCCACTTCTAGCCAGCGGTTCGAGGAAGCGCACTTCACCTTTGCCCTCACCCCCCAGCAAGTGCAGCAGATTCTCACTTCCAG AGAGGTTCTGCCAGGAGCCAAATGTGATTATACCATACAGGTGCAGTTAAG GTTCTGTCTCTGTGAGACCAGCTGCCCCCAGGAAGATTACTTCCCCCCCAACCTCTTTGTCAAGGTCAATGGGAAACTGTGCCCCCTGCCG GGTTACCTTCCCCCTACTAAGAACGGGGCTGAACCCAAGAGACCCAGCCGCCCCATCAACATCACACCTCTGGCTCGTCTCTCGGCCACTGTTCCCAACACCATCGTGGTCAACTGGTCGTCTGAGTTTGGACGG AATTACTCCTTGTCTGTGTACCTGGTGAGGCAGCTGACGGCAGGGACCCTGCTACAAAAACTCAGAGCAAAGGGCATCCGGAACCCAGACCACTCCCGGGCACTGA TCAAGGAGAAGTTGACCGCTGACCCGGACAGTGAGGTGGCTACTACGAGTCTCCGGGTGTCACTCATGTGCCCG CTGGGGAAGATGCGCTTGACTGTCCCTTGTCGTGCCCTCACCTGCGCCCACCTGCAGAGCTTCGATGCTGCCCTTTATCTACAGATGAATGAGAAGAAGCCAACGTGGACATGTCCTGTGTGTGACAAGAAAGCTCCCTATGAATCTCTTATCATTGACGG TTTATTCATGGAGATTCTTAATTCCTGCTCGGACTGTGATGAGATCCAGTTCATGGAAGATGGATCCTGGTGCCCAATGAAACCCAAGAAGGAGGCATCTGAGGTTTGCCCCCCGCCAGGGTATGGGCTGGATG GCCTCCAGTATAGCCCAGTCCAAGAGGGCAATCCATCGGAGAGTAAGAAGAAGGTTGAAGTTATTGACCTGACAGTAGAAAGCTCCTCAGACGAGGAGGACCTGCCCCCGACGAAGAAGCACTGTCCTGTCACCTCAGCTGCCATCCCGGCTCTACCTGGAAGCAAAGG AGTCCTGACATCTGGTCACCAGCCCTCTTCGGTGCTGCGGAGCCCTGCTGTGGGCACGCTGGGCGGGGATTTCCTGTCCAGTCTCCCCCTACATGAGTACCCGCCTGCCTTCCCTCTCGGGGCTGACATCCAAG CACTATGGTCCCTCCGTCATCACCTCACTAGATGA
- the PIAS3 gene encoding E3 SUMO-protein ligase PIAS3 isoform X2 — MVMSFRVSELQVLLGFAGRNKSGRKHELLAKALHLLKSSCAPSVQMKIKELYRRRFPRKTLGPSDLSLLSLPPGTPPVGSPGPLAPIPPALLAPGTLLGPKREVDMHPPLPQPVHPDVTMKPLPFYEIYGELIRPTTLASTSSQRFEEAHFTFALTPQQVQQILTSREVLPGAKCDYTIQVQLRFCLCETSCPQEDYFPPNLFVKVNGKLCPLPGYLPPTKNGAEPKRPSRPINITPLARLSATVPNTIVVNWSSEFGRNYSLSVYLVRQLTAGTLLQKLRAKGIRNPDHSRALIKEKLTADPDSEVATTSLRVSLMCPLGKMRLTVPCRALTCAHLQSFDAALYLQMNEKKPTWTCPVCDKKAPYESLIIDGLFMEILNSCSDCDEIQFMEDGSWCPMKPKKEASEVCPPPGYGLDGLQYSPVQEGNPSESKKKVEVIDLTVESSSDEEDLPPTKKHCPVTSAAIPALPGSKGVLTSGHQPSSVLRSPAVGTLGGDFLSSLPLHEYPPAFPLGADIQGLDLFSFLQTESQHYGPSVITSLDEQDALGHFFQYRGTPSHFLGPLTPTLGSSHRSATPAPPPGRVSSIVAPGGTLREGHGGPLPSGPSLTGCRSDIISLD, encoded by the exons ATGGTGATGAGTTTCCGGGTGTCTGAGCTCCAGGTGCTCCTCGGCTTTGCTGGCCGGAACAAGAGTGGACGGAAACACGAGCTCCTGGCCAAGGCCCTACACCTCCTCAAGTCCAGCTGTGCCCCCAGCGTCCAGATGAAGATCAAAGAGCTTTACCGCCGACGCTTTCCCCGCAAGACCCTGGGGCCCTCTGATCTTTCCCTGCTCTCCTTGCCCCCTGGAACCCCTCCTGTAGGCTCTCCTGGTCCTCTGGCTCCCATCCCCCCGGCCCTCTTGGCCCCTGGTACCCTGCTGGGCCCCAAGCGTGAAGTGGACATGCACCCTCCTCTGCCCCAGCCTGTGCATCCTGACGTTACCATGAAACCATTGCCCTTCTATGAAATCTATGGGGAGCTCATCCGGCCCACCACCCTCG CATCCACTTCTAGCCAGCGGTTCGAGGAAGCGCACTTCACCTTTGCCCTCACCCCCCAGCAAGTGCAGCAGATTCTCACTTCCAG AGAGGTTCTGCCAGGAGCCAAATGTGATTATACCATACAGGTGCAGTTAAG GTTCTGTCTCTGTGAGACCAGCTGCCCCCAGGAAGATTACTTCCCCCCCAACCTCTTTGTCAAGGTCAATGGGAAACTGTGCCCCCTGCCG GGTTACCTTCCCCCTACTAAGAACGGGGCTGAACCCAAGAGACCCAGCCGCCCCATCAACATCACACCTCTGGCTCGTCTCTCGGCCACTGTTCCCAACACCATCGTGGTCAACTGGTCGTCTGAGTTTGGACGG AATTACTCCTTGTCTGTGTACCTGGTGAGGCAGCTGACGGCAGGGACCCTGCTACAAAAACTCAGAGCAAAGGGCATCCGGAACCCAGACCACTCCCGGGCACTGA TCAAGGAGAAGTTGACCGCTGACCCGGACAGTGAGGTGGCTACTACGAGTCTCCGGGTGTCACTCATGTGCCCG CTGGGGAAGATGCGCTTGACTGTCCCTTGTCGTGCCCTCACCTGCGCCCACCTGCAGAGCTTCGATGCTGCCCTTTATCTACAGATGAATGAGAAGAAGCCAACGTGGACATGTCCTGTGTGTGACAAGAAAGCTCCCTATGAATCTCTTATCATTGACGG TTTATTCATGGAGATTCTTAATTCCTGCTCGGACTGTGATGAGATCCAGTTCATGGAAGATGGATCCTGGTGCCCAATGAAACCCAAGAAGGAGGCATCTGAGGTTTGCCCCCCGCCAGGGTATGGGCTGGATG GCCTCCAGTATAGCCCAGTCCAAGAGGGCAATCCATCGGAGAGTAAGAAGAAGGTTGAAGTTATTGACCTGACAGTAGAAAGCTCCTCAGACGAGGAGGACCTGCCCCCGACGAAGAAGCACTGTCCTGTCACCTCAGCTGCCATCCCGGCTCTACCTGGAAGCAAAGG AGTCCTGACATCTGGTCACCAGCCCTCTTCGGTGCTGCGGAGCCCTGCTGTGGGCACGCTGGGCGGGGATTTCCTGTCCAGTCTCCCCCTACATGAGTACCCGCCTGCCTTCCCTCTCGGGGCTGACATCCAAG gtttagatttattttcttttcttcagactGAGAGTCAG CACTATGGTCCCTCCGTCATCACCTCACTAGATGAACAGGATGCCCTGGGCCACTTCTTCCAGTACCGAGGGACCCCTTCCCACTTCCTGGGCCCGCTCACCCCCACGTTGGGGAGCTCTCACCGCAGCGCCACGCCGGCACCCCCTCCTGGCCGTGTCAGTAGCATTGTGGCCCCTGGGGGGACCTTAAGGGAGGGGCATGGAGGACCCCTGCCCTCAGGTCCCTCTTTGACTGGCTGTCGGTCAGACATCATTTCCCTGGACTGA
- the NUDT17 gene encoding nucleoside diphosphate-linked moiety X motif 17 isoform X1, whose translation MAAARVLLLHSGRPESVSFAQSVCGLLGAGSGLGPWPTHCGLKRGQLVLSDKPFPGASARLPLQRPPFCPFAALNQQPRAPGVELPPNGRGVDLGVAVILQSSDQTVLLTRRTSTLKVSPNLWVPPGGHVEPDEELLDGGLRELWEESGLQLPQGQFSWVPLGLWESAYPPKLSWGLPKYHHIVLYLLVISQESQQQLQARIQPNAGEVSAFMWLGPDIAAAVAGTEDGTETPKHLPQDLPSSVPAVELAENGGARPLALPTSTLLRTTPATADHRERVSSGTKFALTLWLQHLGR comes from the exons ATGGCGGCGGCACGGGTGCTGCTACTCCACTCCGGGCGCCCGGAGTCGGTGAGCTTCGCGCAGAGTGTGTGCGGCCTCCTGGGCGCCGGGTCGGGGCTCGGGCCGTGGCCCACGCACTGCGGCCTGAAGCGCGGACAACTGGTCCTCTCGGACAAGCCTTTCCCAGGCGCGTCGGCCAGGCTTCCGCTCCAG CGACCCCCTTTCTGCCCTTTTGCGGCCCTGAACCAACAGCCCAGGGCTCCGGGGGTCGAGCTGCCCCCGAATGGTCGAGGTGTGGATCTGGGTGTGGCGGTCATTCTGCAGTCCAGCGATCAGACTGTCTTGTTGACGCGAAGGACAAGCACCCTCAAAGTTTCACCCAACCTCTGGGTACCGCCAG GTGGGCATGTGGAACCTGATGAAGAG CTGCTGGATGGGGGGCTTCGAGAGCTTTGGGAGGAAAGTGGACTCCAGCTGCCCCAGGGCCAGTtctcctgggtccctctggggTTATGGGAG tctGCCTACCCCCCTAAGCTGAGCTGGGGTCtccccaaataccatcacatcgTTCTCTACCTACTTGTCATCTCCCAGGAGTCACAGCAGCAGCTCCAG GCCCGGATTCAACCAAATGCAGGAGAGGTGAGTGCCTTCATGTGGCTGGGACCAGACATAGCAGCTGCAGTGGCTGGCACAGAGGATGGGACAGAGACCCCCAAACATCTTCCCCAGGACCTACCATCTTCTGTCCC TGCAGTGGAACTAGCAGAGAATGGAGGAGCCCGACCTCTGGCCTTACCCACATCCACCCTGCTGCGGACAACACCAGCCACGGCAGACCATAGAGAGAGGGTCAGCTCTGGGACCAAGTTTGCCCTCACGCTCTGGCTGCAACATCTGGGCAG GTAG
- the NUDT17 gene encoding nucleoside diphosphate-linked moiety X motif 17 isoform X2, which translates to MAAARVLLLHSGRPESVSFAQSVCGLLGAGSGLGPWPTHCGLKRGQLVLSDKPFPGASARLPLQPRAPGVELPPNGRGVDLGVAVILQSSDQTVLLTRRTSTLKVSPNLWVPPGGHVEPDEELLDGGLRELWEESGLQLPQGQFSWVPLGLWESAYPPKLSWGLPKYHHIVLYLLVISQESQQQLQARIQPNAGEVSAFMWLGPDIAAAVAGTEDGTETPKHLPQDLPSSVPAVELAENGGARPLALPTSTLLRTTPATADHRERVSSGTKFALTLWLQHLGR; encoded by the exons ATGGCGGCGGCACGGGTGCTGCTACTCCACTCCGGGCGCCCGGAGTCGGTGAGCTTCGCGCAGAGTGTGTGCGGCCTCCTGGGCGCCGGGTCGGGGCTCGGGCCGTGGCCCACGCACTGCGGCCTGAAGCGCGGACAACTGGTCCTCTCGGACAAGCCTTTCCCAGGCGCGTCGGCCAGGCTTCCGCTCCAG CCCAGGGCTCCGGGGGTCGAGCTGCCCCCGAATGGTCGAGGTGTGGATCTGGGTGTGGCGGTCATTCTGCAGTCCAGCGATCAGACTGTCTTGTTGACGCGAAGGACAAGCACCCTCAAAGTTTCACCCAACCTCTGGGTACCGCCAG GTGGGCATGTGGAACCTGATGAAGAG CTGCTGGATGGGGGGCTTCGAGAGCTTTGGGAGGAAAGTGGACTCCAGCTGCCCCAGGGCCAGTtctcctgggtccctctggggTTATGGGAG tctGCCTACCCCCCTAAGCTGAGCTGGGGTCtccccaaataccatcacatcgTTCTCTACCTACTTGTCATCTCCCAGGAGTCACAGCAGCAGCTCCAG GCCCGGATTCAACCAAATGCAGGAGAGGTGAGTGCCTTCATGTGGCTGGGACCAGACATAGCAGCTGCAGTGGCTGGCACAGAGGATGGGACAGAGACCCCCAAACATCTTCCCCAGGACCTACCATCTTCTGTCCC TGCAGTGGAACTAGCAGAGAATGGAGGAGCCCGACCTCTGGCCTTACCCACATCCACCCTGCTGCGGACAACACCAGCCACGGCAGACCATAGAGAGAGGGTCAGCTCTGGGACCAAGTTTGCCCTCACGCTCTGGCTGCAACATCTGGGCAG GTAG